From a single Accipiter gentilis chromosome 32, bAccGen1.1, whole genome shotgun sequence genomic region:
- the IFNAR1 gene encoding interferon alpha/beta receptor 1 isoform X2 — protein sequence MDDGAAVAVGAGRGAVAAAALLSSLLVALPLRCAGQTNLKSPQDIQVYVVNTNFTLRWNYTGSDTNVTFSAEYRWFEDFVTNETEWKELPGCQNVTHTECDFSSAITKYYDTHHVRIRAERGEEVSPWSSTFEMNPYLIAHIGPPGVELQSINGVIKIRISPPEANQVRKMWIAHLRFKYNLVIWENSSNAEFRSQSIFPTDTIDDLAPDTTYCLKVQATLPLEFQEGLFSPIHCVKTTHKVNDLLCATDVSVLALNMKFHLHWKNRYKQHVSYNVQYLIGYLKKLHDDYSMKWLSVPGCENITDTQCNFSSIISTTSGIYYLRVQAMSEYNKSCVSNEVKVDPLITNEIGPPGVKVDISDVLLHIQISPPGGSESEVMRDHYDLSYRILYWKNSSNNEEEIKMKEIKQTIGTISDLTPLTLYCVKVQAFSEFYNKSSHYSKEECIKTPGVWKSFIL from the exons GCCAAACTAATCTGAAGAGTCCACAGGATATTCAGGTCTATGTTGTAAATACAAATTTCACTCTAAGGTGGAACTACACTGGGAGTGATACCAATGTGACATTTTCAGCAGAATACCGATG GTTTGAAGACTTTGTAACAAATGAAACGGAATGGAAGGAGTTGCCCGGGTGTCAAAATGTTACTCACACGGAATGTGACTTTTCCTCAGCAATAACCAAATACTATGATACACATCATGTGCGTATAAGGGCTGAAAGAGGGGAAGAAGTGTCTCCATGGTCTAGCACTTTTGAAATGAATCCGTATCTTATAG CTCATATCGGTCCCCCAGGAGTAGAGTTGCAGTCCATAAATGGAGTCATAAAAATTAGGATTTCTCCTCCAGAAGCAAATCAGGTCCGAAAAATGTGGATAGCTCATCTACGTTTTAAATATAATCTCGTTATCTGGGAAAATTCATCAAATGCAGAG TTCAGAAGTCAAAGTATTTTTCCTACTGACACAATTGACGATCTTGCACCAGACACTACCTATTGTTTGAAAGTTCAGGCAACCCTTCCTTTGGAATTTCAAGAAGGCTTATTCAGTCCTATTCATTGTGTAAAAACTACCCATAAAG TGAATGACCTACTCTGTGCAACAGATGTGAGCGTTCTTGCTTTGAATATGAAATTTCATCTGCATTGGAAAAATCGGTATAAACAACATGTGAGCTACAATGTACAGTATCTCAT TGGTTATCTAAAGAAACTTCATGATGATTACTCAATGAAGTGGCTCAGTGTACCTGGATGTGAAAACATCactgatacacaatgcaatttctcatcTATCATCTCTACTACTTCTGGAATTTATTATCTCCGTGTGCAGGCCATGAGCGAATATAATAAATCATGTGTGTCTAATGAAGTAAAAGTAGATCCTCTGATAACAA ATGAAATTGGCCCTCCTGGTGTAAAGGTGGACATCAGTGATGTTTTGCTCCATATCCAGATTTCTCCTCCAGGAGGATCTGAGAGTGAAGTCATGAGGGACCATTATGACTTGTCTTACCGTATTCTGTATTGGAAGAATTCATCGAATAATGAG gaggaaatcaaaatgaaagagaTAAAACAGACAATAGGGACAATCTCTGATCTAACACCCTTGACTTTGTACTGTGTAAAAGTACAAGCCTTCTCTGAATTTTACAACAAAAGCAGTCATTACAGCAAAGAGGAATGCATCAAAACACCTGGAG